In Strigops habroptila isolate Jane chromosome 4, bStrHab1.2.pri, whole genome shotgun sequence, a single genomic region encodes these proteins:
- the SOCS4 gene encoding suppressor of cytokine signaling 4 yields the protein MAENKDSSIKNTDVRPKSSRSRSADRKDGYVWSGKKLSWSKKSEHCSDAETASAEGRSGTNLRSQERKYSCSSIELDLDRSCGHKFLGRSLKQKLQDAVGQCFPIKNCSSRHPSGLPSKRKIHISELMLDKCPFPPRSELAFRWHLIKRHTAPISPKAEDWIIADLSQHEEQEDQLRDDEIANGGMDSPSQSCDFSDSSSSRGDSRSELVTGKVVRSSKDESDKDSDDEVITLCTSSRKRNKPKWETDDELLRMETPPKYHTQIDYVHCLVPDLLQINNNPCYWGVMDKYAAEALLEGKPEGTFLLRDSAQEDYLFSVSFRRYSRSLHARIEQWNHNFSFDAHDPCVFHSPDITGLLEHYKDPSSCMFFEPLLSTPLNRTFPFSLQHICRTVICNCTTYDGIDALPIPPSVKLYLKEYHYKSKVRVLRIDVPEQQS from the coding sequence atggcagaaaataagGACAGTAGTATTAAAAACACAGACGTGAGACCCAAAAGCAGCCGGAGCAGAAGCGCGGACAGAAAGGATGGTTACGTCTGGAGTGGAAAGAAGCTCTCCTGGTCAAAAAAGAGCGAGCATTGTTCCGACGCTGAAACAGCAAGCGCTGAGGGAAGATCAGGGACTAATTTAAGGAGCCAAGAGAGGAAGTATAGCTGCTCGTCTATCGAGTTGGATCTAGACCGCTCGTGTGGTCACAAGTTTTTAGGCCGATCTCTCAAACAGAAGCTGCAAGATGCCGTGGGTCAGTGCTTCCCCATAAAGAATTGTAGCAGTCGGCACCCCTCAGGACTGCCATCGAAGAGAAAAATTCATATCAGTGAGTTAATGCTAGATAAGTGTCCTTTCCCTCCGCGCTCGGAGCTAGCTTTTCGGTGGCACTTGATCAAAAGACATACAGCCCCTATAAGTCCAAAAGCAGAAGACTGGATAATTGCTGATTTATCCCAGCATGAGGAACAGGAGGATCAGCTGCGAGACGATGAGATTGCCAACGGGGGAATGGACTCTCCCTCCCAGTCCTGTGACTTTTCCGACAGCAGTTCCTCTAGGGGTGATTCAAGGTCTGAGTTGGTTACAGGTAAGGTGGTAAGGAGCAGTAAAGATGAGAGCGATAAGGACTCCGATGATGAAGTTATAACACTGTGCACAAGctctagaaaaagaaacaagcccAAATGGGAAACGGATGATGAGCTGCTACGGATGGAAACGCCTCCAAAATACCATACACAGATTGATTATGTCCACTGCCTAGTCCCAGACCTCCTCCAGATCAATAATAACCCCTGCTATTGGGGAGTCATGGATAAATATGCAGCTGAGGCGCTGCTAGAAGGAAAGCCGGAGGGAACATTTTTGTTACGAGATTCTGCCCAAGAAGactatttgttttctgtgagcTTCAGGCGCTACAGTCGTTCCCTTCACGCACGAATAGAGCAGTGGAATCACAACTTCAGCTTTGATGCCCATGATCCTTGCGTTTTCCATTCTCCTGACATCACTGGACTCCTAGAGCACTATAAAGATCCAAGTTCCTGTATGTTCTTTGAACCACTTTTATCCACTCCGCTGAACAggacttttcctttttctcttcaacaTATATGTAGAACGGTTATTTGCAACTGTACGACTTATGATGGTATTGATGCACTTCCCATTCCTCCATCGGTGAAGCTGTATCTGAAGGAATATCATTATAAGTCAAAAGTTAGAGTGCTCAGGATTGATGTACCAGAGCAGCAAagctag